ACATAACCCGCTACCTTCTCGTGAACGCGCGGAAGAGATGGAAAAAGAGCTTGCTGAGGAGTTGCGTGCCGTAGGTCACGCGGTGTGGTGGAACTAAGGCGTCTTTAACTGAGTGGCAGAGCGGTTGGGTGGCTCGAAGCCAAGGTCGAAGAGTGGATCGAGACCAGGGCGCGCATGAAAAGCGAAAGCTAGTGCGTGCGCGCTGGTACCTAAGCGGCATTTGCGACTGCGGGGTTCATAAGCCCCAACAAAAAAAGCCCCGCAGTCGCAGGGCTTCTCAAGAGCCACCCGCCGGAGTCGAACCGGCGACCTACTGATTACGAATCAGTTGCTCTACCAACTGAGCTAGGGCGGCTTGGGTGTTTCCTGAGTAACGAAGCCCGTGCGGGCTGACAACTCCCTGTCCGGTGGGAATGGATGCCGCCAGGCCGTATCCGGGAGACTCGGGCCCGGAATTCCGATATCCTCGGCCTACCATGATGCGTTTGTTCGGGAATATTCTCTGGATCATCTTTGGCGGGGCCGAGATGGCTTTGTGCTGGGCTGTGGCGGCCCTGATCTTTGCCTTGAGCATCGTGGGCCTGCCGTGGGCTCGTTCAGCCGCCACGATCGCCTGGTTCACGATCTGGCCGTTCGGGCGTTATGCGGTGGATCGCGAAACGGTCACCGGGGAAGAGGATCTCGGCACCGGTACCCTCGGGTTTGTCGGCAATGTGATCTGGTTTCTGCTCGCGGGCATCTGGCTTGCGATCGGTCACGTCTTTACGGCCGCGCTGCTGGCGCTCACGATCATCGGGATTCCGTTTGCGATCCAGCACCTGAAGATCGCCAAGCTGGCGCTCGCGCCGATCGGCAAGACGATCCTCGACGACGACTCGCAGTTCTCGATTCAATAATCGGGCAGGGCAAGCGCGCCTAGCGCGTCTCCACGATATTGGCGATCTTCTCGATCTCGACCAGGTCACGCGTAGCGGTATTCAGGAAGCACTCATCCGCCCCCAGCGCCTCGATATCATCCAGGCATTTCCGCACCGCGTCTTCGTTTGACGTCACCATCGTGTCGGCAATCAGGTTGGCGATATTCTCGTCGATGATCTTCAGATAATCGACGACATATTGTTTGAGCCGATTCTCGGCATCATCGGCTAGGCAACACCAGAACCCGGTGGCCAGATAAGGCCGCGCGCGGCCCTCGGCTTCCCACGCAGCGGTAGCCAGATCAAATTGCTGCTTGGCCGGGCCTGCGTCGCCATTCATGGTGAAGCCATAGAGGCCGTCGGCCCATTTGGATGAGCGCGCGATGCTTTTGGGATTCATCGCGCCCGACCAGATGGGGATGCCGCCTTTTTGCACCGGCGGTGGACCTACAGGGTCGGTGCCCTCAAACGGCGGCACGCCATCCCAGGTGCGTTTCATTTCGGCAACCCCAGCATCGAGTCGCTGCAGGCGCTTTTTGAACGAAGCGCCAACCGCCTTGTAGTCATGCTCACGACCACCCACGCCGACGGTTGCGGTCACGCGTCCGTCCGACAGAACATCCATGGTGGCCAGTTCCTTGGCCACGCGCACGGCTGAATGCATCGGCAGGATGTAGAGCGACGGTACAATCCGGACACGCTCGGTCAGTGCACACGCTGCCGCCAGAACGATACTCATGTCCTGGGTATGCGAGACGATGCGTTCACCGCAGCCGAGGCTGGCAAACGGACCTTCATCCGCCATGCGGCACCAATCCAGAGTCGTCTGTCGGTCGTAGTCGGTTTTGGCGTAAGGAATGCAAAGGCTGATTTTCATAAGGGCTCTCGTTTCTCTCGGTTCGTCCCGGCTTATCGCGGTCGTTCCGGTGCATCCACCTTTTGTCTAGATAAATTTGTCGCGCTTGGCGTCCCGCAGAGCGGTGACGGCCTTTTTGACATCCTGCGCCCGGTCTTTCGGCACGACCAGAACGCCATCGGGTGTGGTGGCGACGATCAGGCCTTCGACGCCGATCACGGCGACCGCCTGACCGTCGGCGCCGGCCGCA
This is a stretch of genomic DNA from Candidatus Binatia bacterium. It encodes these proteins:
- a CDS encoding LLM class flavin-dependent oxidoreductase gives rise to the protein MKISLCIPYAKTDYDRQTTLDWCRMADEGPFASLGCGERIVSHTQDMSIVLAAACALTERVRIVPSLYILPMHSAVRVAKELATMDVLSDGRVTATVGVGGREHDYKAVGASFKKRLQRLDAGVAEMKRTWDGVPPFEGTDPVGPPPVQKGGIPIWSGAMNPKSIARSSKWADGLYGFTMNGDAGPAKQQFDLATAAWEAEGRARPYLATGFWCCLADDAENRLKQYVVDYLKIIDENIANLIADTMVTSNEDAVRKCLDDIEALGADECFLNTATRDLVEIEKIANIVETR
- a CDS encoding YccF domain-containing protein, which encodes MMRLFGNILWIIFGGAEMALCWAVAALIFALSIVGLPWARSAATIAWFTIWPFGRYAVDRETVTGEEDLGTGTLGFVGNVIWFLLAGIWLAIGHVFTAALLALTIIGIPFAIQHLKIAKLALAPIGKTILDDDSQFSIQ